The Burkholderia lata genome contains a region encoding:
- a CDS encoding DUF3619 family protein: MSSSPANREHEFALKVRRALDERAADLPAATTDRLAVARRAALARKKPEAATVPVFVPAFAGAAGAYGTAPASRPQASFARRLLRAWPLALLLAGLVGIAYWEDMQRTAELADIDAAMLSDDLPLNAYLDHGFNAYLSRAH; encoded by the coding sequence ATGAGCTCCTCTCCCGCAAATCGAGAACACGAATTCGCGCTGAAGGTGCGCCGCGCGCTGGACGAGCGCGCGGCCGACCTGCCTGCCGCGACCACCGACCGTCTGGCCGTCGCCCGCCGGGCTGCGCTCGCGCGCAAGAAGCCCGAAGCCGCGACCGTGCCGGTGTTCGTGCCGGCCTTCGCCGGCGCGGCCGGTGCGTACGGCACGGCACCCGCGAGCCGCCCGCAGGCGTCGTTCGCGCGCCGCCTGCTGCGCGCGTGGCCGCTGGCGCTGCTGCTCGCGGGGCTCGTCGGCATCGCCTACTGGGAAGACATGCAGCGCACCGCCGAACTCGCCGACATCGACGCGGCGATGCTCAGCGACGACCTGCCGCTCAACGCGTATCTCGATCACGGGTTCAACGCGTATCTGTCGCGCGCTCACTAA
- a CDS encoding RNA polymerase sigma factor encodes MASDKELADFLAGVERRAFKQAAYAVRDDDASLDIVQDAMIKLAEKYGDRPAAELPLLFQRILQNAIHDWFRRQKVRNTWVTLFSSLNNSDDDDFDPLETLESADDNAGVESSEHRLEREQVLALIDEEIQKLPARQREAFLMRYWEDMDVAETAAAMGCSEGSVKTHCSRATHTLAHALKAKGITL; translated from the coding sequence ATGGCATCAGACAAGGAACTCGCCGACTTTCTGGCGGGCGTCGAAAGGCGCGCGTTCAAGCAGGCTGCGTACGCCGTGCGTGACGACGATGCGTCGCTCGACATCGTGCAGGACGCGATGATCAAGCTTGCGGAGAAGTACGGCGACCGGCCGGCGGCAGAACTGCCGCTGCTTTTTCAGCGGATCCTGCAGAACGCGATCCACGACTGGTTCCGCCGGCAGAAGGTCCGCAATACGTGGGTCACGCTCTTCTCGTCGCTGAACAACAGCGACGACGACGACTTCGACCCCCTCGAAACACTCGAATCCGCGGACGACAACGCGGGCGTCGAGAGCAGCGAGCACCGCCTCGAACGAGAGCAGGTTCTGGCCCTGATCGACGAAGAAATCCAGAAGCTTCCGGCGCGTCAACGGGAAGCGTTCCTGATGCGTTATTGGGAAGATATGGATGTCGCCGAGACGGCCGCCGCAATGGGGTGCTCCGAGGGCAGCGTGAAGACGCACTGCTCACGGGCCACCCACACGCTGGCGCACGCGCTCAAGGCCAAAGGAATCACGCTATGA
- the ilvN gene encoding acetolactate synthase small subunit, with the protein MRHIISVLLENEPGALSRVVGLFSARGYNIETLTVAPTEDQSLSRLTIVSIGSDDVIEQITKHLNRLIEVVKVVDLTDGAHIERELMLIKVRAVGKEREEMKRMADIFRGRIIDVTEKTYTIELTGASDKLDAFIQGLDAGAILETVRTGSSGIGRGERILKV; encoded by the coding sequence ATGAGACACATCATTTCCGTCCTGCTGGAGAACGAACCGGGCGCGCTGTCGCGCGTGGTCGGTCTGTTTTCCGCACGCGGCTACAACATCGAAACCTTGACGGTGGCGCCGACCGAAGACCAATCGCTGTCGCGGCTCACCATCGTTTCCATTGGCTCCGACGACGTGATCGAACAGATCACGAAGCATCTGAACCGCCTGATCGAGGTGGTGAAAGTGGTGGACCTGACCGACGGTGCACACATCGAACGCGAGCTGATGCTGATCAAGGTACGTGCAGTGGGCAAGGAGCGCGAAGAAATGAAGCGGATGGCGGACATTTTCCGCGGCCGCATCATCGACGTGACCGAAAAGACCTACACGATCGAATTGACGGGCGCGAGCGACAAGCTCGACGCATTCATCCAGGGGCTGGACGCGGGCGCGATCCTAGAGACCGTGCGCACCGGCAGCTCCGGCATCGGACGCGGCGAGCGCATCCTGAAGGTGTGA
- a CDS encoding phosphatidylserine decarboxylase gives MNYPHPIIAREGWPFIAIAAVIALLIHAVGGFGFAWPFWLLLVFVVQFFRDPQRPIPAQPNAVLCPADGRIVAVETAQDPYANREALKISVFMNVFNVHSQRSPVDGAISKVEYFPGAFLNAAIDKASTENERNAVVIQTASGKTVTAVQIAGLVARRILCYVRAGEPLSRGQRYGFIRFGSRVDVYLPLGSRAKVSIGEKVYASSTILAELEQ, from the coding sequence ATGAACTATCCTCATCCGATCATCGCGCGCGAAGGCTGGCCGTTCATCGCGATTGCAGCCGTCATCGCGCTGTTGATCCATGCTGTCGGGGGCTTCGGCTTCGCGTGGCCGTTCTGGCTGCTGCTCGTCTTCGTCGTCCAGTTCTTCCGCGATCCGCAGCGCCCGATCCCGGCGCAGCCGAACGCGGTGCTATGCCCGGCGGACGGCCGCATCGTCGCGGTCGAGACTGCGCAAGACCCGTACGCGAACCGCGAAGCGCTGAAGATCAGCGTGTTCATGAATGTCTTCAACGTCCATTCGCAGCGTTCGCCGGTCGATGGCGCGATCTCCAAGGTCGAGTACTTCCCGGGCGCGTTCCTGAACGCGGCGATCGACAAGGCGTCGACCGAGAACGAGCGTAACGCGGTCGTGATCCAGACGGCGAGCGGCAAGACCGTGACCGCCGTGCAGATCGCCGGCCTCGTCGCACGCCGGATCCTCTGCTACGTGCGCGCCGGCGAACCGCTGTCGCGCGGCCAGCGCTACGGTTTCATCCGCTTCGGTTCGCGCGTCGACGTGTACCTGCCGCTCGGCAGCCGCGCGAAGGTGTCGATCGGCGAGAAGGTCTACGCGTCGTCGACGATCCTCGCCGAGCTCGAACAGTAA
- a CDS encoding acetolactate synthase 3 catalytic subunit, with product MNMPSAEFSTSEPLSPPDSDSIGGTVLMKALADENVEFIWGYPGGSVLYIYDELYKQDKIQHVLVRHEQAAVHAADAYARSTGNVGVCLVTSGPGVTNAVTGIATAYMDSIPMVVISGQVPTAAIGQDAFQECDTVGITRPCVKHNFLVKDVRDLAETVKKAFYIARTGRPGPVLIDIPKDISKTPCEYEPVKSVSLRSYNPVTKGHSGQIRKAVSLLLTAKRPYIYTGGGIILADASRELNQFADLLGYPVTNTLMGLGGYRASDKKFLGMLGMHGTYEANMAMQHCDVLIAIGARFDDRVIGDPAHFASRPRKIIHIDIDPSSISKRVKVDIPIVGDVKEVLKELIEQLQTAEHGPDTEALAQWWKDIEGWRSKDCLKYDRESEIIKPQYVVEKAWELTDGNAFVCSDVGQHQMWAAQFYRFNKPRRWINSGGLGTMGFGLPAAMGVKMAHPDDDVLCITGEGSIQMCIQELSTCLQYDTPVKIISLNNRYLGMVRQWQQIEYSKRYSHSYMDALPDFVKLAEAYGHVGLRIEKTSDVEPALKEALRLKDRTVFLDFQTDPTENVWPMVQAGKGITEMLLGSEDL from the coding sequence ATGAACATGCCCAGCGCGGAATTCTCCACGTCGGAACCCCTTTCCCCTCCCGATAGCGACTCCATCGGCGGTACCGTGCTCATGAAGGCACTGGCCGATGAAAACGTCGAATTCATCTGGGGCTACCCCGGCGGCTCGGTACTCTACATCTACGACGAGCTTTACAAGCAGGACAAGATTCAGCACGTGCTGGTGCGCCATGAACAGGCGGCCGTGCACGCAGCCGATGCGTATGCGCGTTCCACCGGCAATGTCGGCGTCTGTCTCGTGACGTCGGGCCCCGGTGTCACCAATGCGGTGACCGGCATCGCCACGGCGTACATGGATTCGATCCCGATGGTCGTGATCAGCGGCCAGGTGCCCACGGCCGCGATCGGCCAGGATGCATTCCAGGAGTGCGACACCGTCGGCATCACGCGTCCGTGCGTGAAGCACAACTTCCTCGTGAAGGACGTGCGCGACCTCGCGGAAACCGTCAAGAAGGCGTTTTATATCGCCCGCACCGGCCGTCCGGGCCCGGTGCTGATCGACATCCCGAAGGACATCTCGAAGACGCCGTGCGAATACGAGCCCGTCAAGAGCGTGTCGCTGCGTTCGTACAACCCGGTCACGAAGGGCCATTCGGGCCAGATCCGCAAGGCCGTGTCGCTGCTGCTGACCGCGAAGCGTCCGTACATCTACACGGGTGGCGGCATCATCCTCGCCGACGCGTCGCGTGAACTGAACCAGTTCGCGGACCTGCTCGGCTACCCGGTCACCAACACGCTGATGGGCCTCGGCGGCTATCGCGCGTCGGACAAGAAATTCCTCGGCATGCTCGGCATGCACGGCACCTACGAAGCGAACATGGCGATGCAGCACTGCGACGTGCTGATCGCGATCGGTGCCCGCTTCGATGACCGCGTGATCGGCGACCCGGCGCACTTCGCGTCGCGTCCGCGCAAGATCATCCACATCGACATCGACCCGTCGTCGATCTCGAAGCGCGTGAAGGTCGATATCCCGATCGTCGGCGACGTGAAGGAAGTGCTGAAGGAACTGATCGAGCAACTGCAGACGGCCGAGCATGGCCCCGACACCGAGGCGCTCGCGCAATGGTGGAAGGACATCGAGGGCTGGCGCTCGAAGGACTGCCTGAAATACGACCGCGAAAGCGAGATCATCAAGCCGCAATACGTGGTGGAGAAGGCGTGGGAGCTGACGGACGGCAATGCGTTCGTGTGCTCGGACGTCGGCCAGCACCAGATGTGGGCGGCGCAGTTCTACCGTTTCAACAAGCCGCGTCGCTGGATCAACTCCGGCGGCCTCGGCACGATGGGCTTCGGCCTGCCGGCAGCGATGGGCGTCAAGATGGCGCACCCGGACGACGACGTGCTGTGCATCACGGGCGAAGGCTCGATCCAGATGTGCATACAGGAACTGTCGACCTGCCTGCAGTACGACACGCCCGTGAAGATCATTTCGCTGAACAACCGCTATCTCGGCATGGTTCGCCAGTGGCAGCAGATCGAATACAGCAAGCGCTATTCGCATTCGTACATGGATGCGCTGCCTGATTTCGTGAAGCTTGCCGAAGCGTACGGCCATGTCGGCTTGCGGATCGAAAAGACCTCGGATGTGGAGCCGGCGCTGAAGGAAGCGCTGCGCCTGAAGGATCGCACCGTGTTTCTCGACTTCCAGACTGATCCGACCGAAAACGTCTGGCCGATGGTACAGGCCGGCAAGGGCATCACCGAGATGCTGCTCGGATCGGAAGATCTGTAA
- the ilvC gene encoding ketol-acid reductoisomerase codes for MNVFYDKDADLSLIKGKQVTIIGYGSQGHAHALNLKDSGVNVTVGLRKGGASWSKAENAGLSVKEVAEAVKSADVVMMLLPDEQIADVYAKEVHANIKQGAALAFAHGFNVHYGAVIPRADLDVIMIAPKAPGHTVRGTYSQGGGVPHLIAVAQNKSGAARDIALSYAAANGGGRAGIIETNFREETETDLFGEQAVLCGGTVELIKAGFETLVEAGYAPEMAYFECLHELKLIVDLIYEGGIANMNYSISNNAEYGEYVTGPRIVTEETKKAMKQCLTDIQTGEYAKSFILENKAGAPTLQSRRRLTAEHQIEQVGAKLRAMMPWIAKNKLVDQSKN; via the coding sequence ATGAACGTTTTCTACGACAAAGACGCTGACCTCTCCCTCATCAAGGGCAAGCAAGTCACGATCATCGGCTACGGCTCGCAAGGCCATGCACACGCGCTGAACCTGAAGGACAGCGGCGTGAACGTGACGGTCGGCCTGCGCAAGGGCGGCGCGTCGTGGAGCAAGGCCGAAAACGCCGGCCTGTCGGTCAAGGAAGTCGCGGAAGCGGTGAAGAGCGCAGATGTCGTGATGATGCTGCTGCCGGACGAGCAGATCGCCGACGTGTACGCGAAGGAAGTCCACGCGAACATCAAGCAGGGCGCAGCGCTGGCATTCGCGCACGGCTTCAACGTTCACTACGGTGCGGTGATCCCGCGCGCCGACCTCGACGTGATCATGATCGCGCCGAAGGCACCGGGCCACACGGTTCGCGGCACGTACTCGCAAGGTGGCGGCGTGCCGCACCTGATCGCGGTTGCGCAGAACAAGTCGGGCGCGGCACGCGACATCGCGCTGTCGTACGCGGCAGCGAACGGCGGCGGCCGTGCAGGCATCATCGAAACCAACTTCCGTGAAGAAACCGAAACCGACCTGTTCGGCGAGCAGGCCGTGCTGTGCGGCGGTACCGTCGAGCTGATCAAGGCGGGCTTCGAGACGCTGGTCGAAGCAGGCTACGCGCCGGAAATGGCGTACTTCGAGTGCCTGCACGAACTGAAGCTGATCGTCGACCTGATCTACGAAGGCGGCATCGCGAACATGAACTACTCGATCTCGAACAACGCCGAGTACGGCGAGTACGTGACGGGCCCGCGCATCGTCACGGAAGAGACGAAGAAGGCGATGAAGCAGTGCCTGACCGACATCCAGACGGGCGAGTACGCGAAGAGCTTCATTCTCGAGAACAAGGCAGGCGCACCGACGCTGCAGTCGCGCCGCCGCCTGACGGCCGAGCACCAGATCGAGCAAGTGGGTGCGAAGCTGCGCGCGATGATGCCGTGGATCGCGAAGAACAAGCTCGTCGACCAGTCGAAGAACTAA